The following are encoded in a window of bacterium genomic DNA:
- the atpG gene encoding ATP synthase F1 subunit gamma, giving the protein MLTQKEIRRRIEAVRNTQKLTRSMKLVAAAKLRGAQQRAVEKRVYTSALYDIAVRVSRRLGREAPVLWRRPQRLDCVDLIVMTSDRGLCGGFNENLLRDVEEGALQHIMHNISVKVFVVGKQGAKWLRGRGYDVEEVPTEGGLDFQVKWLMETMSKRCASGESAGCNIAFNRFVNASHQRPTFWNLLPLSYRGYDVERNIEYLYEPTREEALEALAGQLLDSALRQAFLESEASLHAARMTAMDAATKNADDMVAHLTSVYNRVRQEAITSELMDIVNGAEALRSAQRS; this is encoded by the coding sequence ATGCTCACTCAGAAGGAAATAAGACGCAGGATCGAGGCTGTGAGGAACACCCAGAAACTGACTCGGTCGATGAAGCTCGTGGCTGCTGCGAAGCTCAGGGGGGCCCAACAGAGGGCCGTGGAGAAGCGCGTCTATACCTCTGCGCTCTACGACATCGCCGTGAGGGTCTCGCGGAGGCTGGGCAGGGAAGCGCCGGTATTATGGCGCAGACCACAAAGGCTGGATTGCGTGGATCTCATAGTTATGACTTCGGATCGCGGGCTGTGCGGCGGTTTCAACGAGAATTTGCTCCGCGATGTGGAAGAGGGGGCCTTGCAGCACATCATGCACAACATATCCGTCAAAGTTTTCGTGGTCGGCAAACAGGGAGCGAAATGGCTCAGGGGGCGCGGCTATGACGTGGAGGAGGTGCCGACAGAGGGCGGACTGGATTTTCAGGTGAAGTGGCTCATGGAGACGATGTCAAAGAGATGCGCTTCCGGCGAGAGCGCCGGCTGCAACATTGCGTTCAACAGGTTCGTCAACGCCTCCCACCAGAGGCCGACTTTCTGGAATCTGCTTCCGCTCTCGTACAGGGGGTACGACGTGGAGCGGAACATCGAATATCTCTATGAGCCTACGAGGGAGGAGGCGCTCGAGGCGCTTGCGGGGCAATTGCTCGACAGCGCGCTCAGGCAGGCTTTCCTCGAGTCGGAGGCCTCGTTGCACGCGGCGCGCATGACCGCGATGGATGCGGCCACCAAGAACGCGGACGACATGGTCGCCCATCTGACTTCCGTGTACAACAGGGTGAGGCAGGAGGCGATCACGTCGGAGCTCATGGACATAGTCAACGGCGCAGAGGCGTTGAGGTCTGCGCAGCGGAGCTGA
- a CDS encoding F0F1 ATP synthase subunit beta (Produces ATP from ADP in the presence of a proton gradient across the membrane. The beta chain is a regulatory subunit): MRAQDKVSNGKAIQIMGPVVDVIFSEGRLPEIYTALTVTNPALGAGEDNLVLEVSQHIGENMVRCIAMDSTEGLIRGAAVRNTGGPIMMPVGKEVLGRVLNVIGEPVDEGAPLAVQKRMPIHRDPPAF; encoded by the coding sequence ATGAGAGCGCAAGACAAAGTTTCAAACGGCAAGGCGATACAGATCATGGGCCCGGTGGTGGACGTCATCTTCTCCGAGGGGAGACTCCCGGAGATATACACCGCGCTTACGGTCACAAACCCCGCCTTAGGCGCGGGGGAGGACAACCTCGTGCTCGAGGTGTCGCAACACATAGGCGAGAATATGGTTCGCTGCATCGCCATGGATTCGACCGAGGGTCTGATCCGGGGCGCGGCCGTGCGAAACACCGGCGGCCCGATAATGATGCCGGTCGGCAAGGAGGTTCTTGGCCGAGTCCTCAATGTTATCGGAGAACCGGTGGACGAGGGCGCGCCGCTCGCCGTTCAGAAGCGCATGCCGATCCACCGCGATCCGCCTGCGTTCA